DNA sequence from the Candidatus Falkowbacteria bacterium genome:
GCCCAGACCTTGCACCTCATCGCTCAAGGCTCCGCGGATGATGCCGCCGATATCTTCGGCGGCCAACTGCTTCAAGACGAAAACTCGGCAGCGCGAAAGCAAAGCGCCGCGCACTTCGAAGCTCGGATTCTCGGTCGTAGCACCGATCAAAACGATCGTGCCTTTCTCAAGATGCGGCAATAAACCGTCCTGCTGCGCTTTGTTCCAGCGGTGGATCTCATCGATAAAAAGTATTGTCCTGATGCCGTTCTCTTTATCGGTTTCAGCCCGCTCGATGATCTGGCGCAAGTCCTTGACCCCGCTGTTCACGGCGCTGATCTGCACGAAATGAGATTCCGTCTGCTGGGCGATGATATATGCCAGGGTGGTCTTGCCCGAACCTGGCGGTCCCCAGAAAATCATAGAAGGCAGCCGATCGTTCTCGATCGCCTGCCTCAAGAGTTTGCCCTCGCCGATGATATCTTCCTGCCCGAAAAAACCCTCAAAGGTTCTCGGTCGCATGCGGTCGGCGAGCGGTGAATTTTGATCCTGGTCAGCCATTTGCGGTCACTGGCGTACTGTCGCCTCCGAATCGACGTTCGCGCTTGTTAAACTCCTCGATCAATCCGGCCGCATCCAATTCCTCGAAATCCGGCCAGTATTTCTTAAGAAAGACTAATTCGCTGTATGCCGACTGCCATAGCAGAAAGCCGGACAGGCGCTGTTCGCCCGAAGTCCGAACTATCATGTCAGGATCAGGAAGGTCCGGCTGATAGAAATATTTCTTAAGCATGCCTTCGTGCACCTGTTCCTCGGTAATGCCGTTCTGAACCATTTTTTTGATAGCATCGATAATCTCCGGCCGTCCGCCGTAATTAAGACAGATATTCAAGATGCCATCGCGGTTGCCCTGAGTCTTAGCCATCGCCTCCTGACAGGCTTCCGGCAAGTCTCCAGGAAGCTCAGCAATGCGCCCGGACAAGAGGATACGAAACCCCTGCTCGTTGGCCAAGCCGATCTCCTCATCGATAGCCTGCTTCAATAATTTCATCAGGTAATTGACCTCATCAGCCGCCCGATTCCAATTCTCAGTCGAAAAAGCGTAAATCGACAAGACTTTTACCCCACGGCTGAAAAACCACTGCGGCACTTCCTGCATCTTCTTGTAGCCCTTATAATGCCCCTCGAAACTAGGGAGATTGCGCTCCTTGGCCCAGCGGCGGTTGCCATCGATGATGATAGCGATGTGCTCAGGAATTTTTTGTGAATTCTTTTTTGCGTCCAGCATATTCGATCAGTCCTAAGACGTTATATGATACTTACTTGATTATCTTTACCAATTTCACCTTGTCGCCTGCTCCGCTGACGATCTTGACCTGGTCCTTGGCGACGCTGAACCAATCAGCAAGATAGCGGACCAGCTCCAGATTGGCTTTGCCCTGCTCCGGCGCAGCCGCCACATCGACCTTGATCGTGTCCCCCTCTTCTCCAGCTAGGATTCCCTTGGCCTCGGTGGCTTGAGCGCCAGGCCGGACCTTCAGCCGAAGATAAACCTCCCCCTTCTCCTTGAATTCCTTGGCTAATTCGGTGAACATTTATTTATCTTTAGTGGTGAATAAGATCGCATTCGGGATGTCGCGCCCTGGCCCAGCCATCATCTCGTCATTATAGAAAAGGGCCGTCGAATAGCCTCCGTCCAAGTTGATGGCATATTCCATGCCCAAAGCCTGCAATACCGATGCCAAATCCGGTACAGTAGCCTTGTAGGTATTGATGATATAAAGCTTCCCATCTTTGTAGCCGAGCGCGCCTTTGGTCGACCGCCCGTTCTTCTGCTTGGCATCGACTTCCCAATCGATCAGGACGTTCATGCCATTCTCGATGATGCGCGGCTTATTGCCGATAGCCGCCTGCAGCTTGACGCCGTGGGCCGACTCGAAAGACTCGACGCTCTTGAAATCACGGCTATCCTTGTAATAATAAAACTTGTTGTTCTGGTCAAAGGCCATGATCGGCCCGGTGGTCCACCACTTGAACTGATCATCATTGATCATGACCTGCTCGCGTGAATTATAGACCGGAAAGAAATAGTAATTCTTCTTCTCGGCACTGGTGTCGAAATAAGTCCCATTGACCGCGGCGAAGGCCGTCGGGTGCTCCTCGACATAACCGAGAAGCGGCTTGGCTTTGCAGCCGGTCTTGCAATTGAAATTATCGGCCGTCGCCGTGACTATCCGCAACCCCGGATTGGATAAATCAATGGACACTATATCAGTCTGGAAGGTGCCGCTCTTTGCTGCCACCGCCTTATGTTCATAGCTTGAGTAGCGGTCTACCGCTTCGCTTGAGCCCTGCTTATGAATGAAGGCCAAGTCCTTGAGTCTGACTCCGAGTCCGAGCCTCCTCATGACGGCATAGGCATCATTCGGCCGCCCGAGATAATATCTCTTCAAGTCGAGCGGGTTGATGTACCAAGCCTCGCCGTTGCGCTCGACTTCGAGAATTATCTTTCCCGACAGGGCTTTGGCCAATGCTTTATTGCCCTCGACCGGCATCCCCTCCTGGGCGATCTGCTGGAAATCCTTTTCTGTCACACCCACGCCAAGCCGACGCATAACATTGAAGGCGTCGGTCGGTCGGCCCAGGTAATGGCGCTTCAAATCAGCCGGGTTGACATACCAAGCCTCGCCCTTGCCCTGGACATTGATGAGTATCCGCCCCGAAAGACGGCTGGCCAAACTATCAGCGCTCGCGTTATGCGGCGCCAATAAGTTAAGCGAAAAGAATATTATTGCCCAATATCTTTTTTCCATGTCGGGCTGCGCGGAACCTGCCTGCCGGCAGGCAGGTCGAACCGCAATAATAATAAGGTCGGGATACCCGGAATCGAACCGGGACCATACGAACCCGAATCGTACGTACTACCACTATACTATATCCCGTGATGGCCCCATTGTTCTTTGAAAGCTCATACAGATTGTCTGACTTTTAGGAATTATCTTTCTTGCGCATACGTACCCGTCTAAGCAAAAAGATAATTCCTAAAAGTCAGACTGACGAAACTTTTATTTCAGGGGGTCCAAAATTTTGCTGAGCACGAAATTCACTATCGACAGCAGGATGCCGAACAGTAAGGCATTCAAAAAGCCGCCCACATCGAAACCCTTGACGATCGTTCCAGCCAAGAGGATCAGCAAAGCGTTGATCACGAATGTGAACAGGCCCAAAGTGAGGATGTTGATCGGCAAAGTCACTATCACCAGGATTGGCTTCAGTAAAACGTTAATCAATCCCAAGACAGCCGCCAGTATCAAGGCCGACCAAAGACCGGCAATCACTACGCCGGGTATAAGGTAAGCTGAAATCATTATCGACGCCGTCAGCGTCAACCATTTTAATATTATTCCCATGGTTTATATTCTATAGCTTAATCTCCATTAAGGCAAGGGCGCATAAATATAATATATTAAATATTAGCCAAAAAAATGAAAAATATCTTGACAAAAACATTGAAATATAATATAGCTATACCACAAGCTTTTTCATCCACTGAATAGACCCCAAAGGAGGACAACATGAACGACCTGGTAATGAGTAAAGCGATGTTCTTTAGCACGATCGTGCTGCCGTTTTTCGGCGGCTGGCTCTTCGCCTGGCTATCGTCCAGGTTTCTGGTAAACGTACTGCTATCGCACTACCGCAATTATCTTGCGATACTCTGCACGATGGTCTGCGCAGTGATCGGAACTTACTGCTTCCAGTGGATCAACTTCCTGATCGTCAACAAACTGTTTCTTCTGGACATGATCAGGCTCAAAGATGCTCAAAGCTTCACTGTCGATGCCCTGCCATCGCTCCTATGCTTCGCCTTCTTCATGAGAAGGAGCTACAAAAAAATCACTCAGCCTTGTCGCTGAAAGCAAAACGGCCAGTCTCGCATGAGACTGGCCGCCTTTTTATCCTAAGCTCTTATTTCTTTAACTCGATCTTCTCGATGACCACATCGCTCAGCGGATGGTCATTCTGGTTCGTCTCGACGCCCTCGATCTTGTCAACGACATCCATGCCCTTAGTGATCTGGCCGAAGTTAGTATGCTTGCCGTCAAGCCAGGGAGTTGCTGGGGAGGTCACGATGAAAAACTGCGATCCATTAGTATTCGGTCCGGCGTTGGCCATGGCCAAGCTGCCGCGAATCAGTTGGTGCTTATTGAACTCATCTTCGAAGCGGTAATCAGGTCCGCCAGTGCCATGAGTTGACCAGTCGCTGGATTTGGAATTAGGATCGCCGCCCTGGATCATGAAATCCTTGATGACGCGATGGAACTTGGTTCCATCATAGAAGCCAAGCTTGGCAAGATTCAAGAAATTGTTCACGGTCTTTGGCGAATCGGCACCGTAAAGTTCAACTTCAAGGTCGCCAAGACTGGTCTTGAGCACGGCGTACTTATACTCCTTGGCCAGGTCTTCGAATTTTGATCGATCGATAATCATATTATTGTTATTAATTATTTCTTCCTGGGTAGCTGACGCGTTATCAGCATCGGACGGCTGTCCCGACGTCTTCTCTGTTGCCTTAGCGGAATCAGATGAATAATAATTATCGGATCGCGTTTGTGCCGTGTCGGCAGAACCGCATCCGGTCGCAACCAGCAATGCTAGCGCCAGCAAGGGGATAATCTTTTGCATAGTTTATGCGTTTATTGAATATTAATTAAAATAATTAGCAGTATTCGGGTTGATTCTGCTCCTCTTGGTCCTTATGAACCCTGCGAAGAACCGATGACTCGACCGCCGTCGTGATTCTTATTAAGGCTCAGACTCGTAAAGATCAGATAGAACATCTCCAGCTGGTTCATGATCGCTTTGATGAACATCTTCTGCTCCTTGGTCAGGTCTTGCTTCGGCATCAGGCAATACACCCTGAAATCGAGATTGGTATGGCCTGAATCGAAACAGGTGTACCCTTCCGGCAAAGTGCCGTCGATCAATTGCCTGACGTTGACATCGTGGCGCAGCGTCGACTGACCCTGCTGGTTGCCCCGGGTCTTGCAATGCTCAGCCAACAGTTTGGAAACGCCAGGCTCCACCACCTTGAAGCAGATCCAGGGTATGTCCGTCGTGGCCAAAACCTTGTCGGCCAAAAAATCAAGGATGTATTTGAGTTCGCTCTTGCTCTCCGGATATTTCTTGACCTCGCTGAAAACGGAACGGATTTCCTCGATCTGCACGTTCAGCTGGCCGATATATTGGAACGCCTCGGAGATTTTCTCCTCCAGGCCCAATTTATCCTGTTTCAAGACCTCCAATTCCTCAAGATTCTTGGCCACTTCGCGCCGGTATAGGCTATAAACGATATACGCGGCCGCGAATAAGCCGAGAGACAGCACGATGCTCGTCATCGTTTCGCGCGAAAAGGAACGGGTGATGAAATAACTATTAAAGACAATCAACAGTAAGATAATGACCAGGAGGCCGAAGTAGATGCGTTCGAGAATCTTGATACTCTTTGTCATGTGGTTATCTTTATTTTGGTCAAGGAATCCCGACCATCCGAAAAAACTTTATCTTTTTATACCCAGAATCCTTTTTTCAGTTCCTGATCGTCCTCCATTTTTTTCTCCTCAATTTTCTCCTTGGCCCGCTCGCGCAATTCGGCCAGATCCAATTTCGATAACTCCTGGCTGCGCGAAGACAAATATTCCTTAGTGTTCAGATCGGGCTCCTCGATGACTTCGGAAAGCAAAGTGTCTAATATGGCGCCGATTTTCGGCCCGGGCGGCATGCCCAAATCTTGCATCAGGTCGTTGCCGTCTATTTTCAACATCTTGACCGAAATAGGATCGTTGCTGACCTTTTCTATCATATACTCCAGGTGCCTCAATTTGTATGGCTTGGCCTTGGCCACGCCCGAGCCGAGACGATCGCCGATACGCAGATCGATCAGATCTTTCAGGTTTTCCCGGCCGACCTTCACGATCAAGCGGCGGACAGCCGCGGCCGTAACCTCGTCGACATTATAATAGAACATATGGTTCTTGACCAGATTGGTTATCTTGTCGGCGTCTTCGTTGGAGAATTTCAGTCTGGTCGTCATCTTCCTGACTACTTTGGAGCCGATATAATCATGATTATAGAAAGTGGCATCGCCGTCTTTCATCGCCCTAGTCTGCGGCTTCGCCACGTCATGCAGCAAAGTAGCCAGGCGTACGCGCCAATCCTTGCTCGGGCAATATTTCAAGGACAGCACGCAGTGAGTGAAGACGGTGTGGACATGGTGCTTATTCTGGGCCACGCCGACACCGCGCTCAAGCTCGGGCATGACATACTGAAGCATCTTGAGCTCATGCAACTTCATGATTCCCTCGTACGGCTTGTCTGATGACAGGATCTTTATCAGCTCGTCACGGATCCGCTCGTTAGCTATGAATTTCAGTCCGCCAGCCAGCTTAGCCATCGCGCGCTCAGTCTTGGGCTCGATGTCGAACCCGAGCTGGCACGAGAACCTAACCGCGCGCATCAGCCGCAAAGAATCTTCTTTGAACCGGTCAGTCGGCTCGCCGACCGCCCTGATGACACGCTTGCCTAAATCCTTCTTTCCGCCGAACAGATCGATTATCTCATAATCGCTTTCCGCCAATTCTGATTTGCCAGACAGGAGCTTCAGGGCCATGGCATTGATGGTGAAGTCGCGACGAGCCAGATCCTTGTCGACCGCATCCTCGAATTTGACTTCATCCGGATGGCGACGATCAGAATAGCCTTGCTCGCTGCGATAGGTCGTAATCTCGAGCACCTCCAAGGTTTCGCCGGCCTCATCCTTGATCGGTAACAGCACCGTGCCGAAATCGTTCTCATATTTGCCGTCAGCAAAAACCCCGAGCACCTGTTCGGGGCGGGCGTTGGTCGTGATATCCCAATCTTTCGGCGTTTTGCCCAGCAACAAGTCGCGGACGCAACCACCTACGACAAAAGCCTCATAGCCGTCTTTTTCCAGTCTGGATATCGTCTTGCTGACAAATTCAGGAATATTCATAATAAACTAATATTAGCCAGTCACCTGGCCTTGCACCATTATCATAATGGATAAAACCGGTTCCGTCAAAGAACTTTATTGGCAAATGATTAAGGCCGTGTTAAGTTATTATCATGGAAAAGTCTATCATCTATCTATTTGGCAACCCGCTGTTGGCCGAAGACAATCTGCCGCTCCAGCTTGAACCTGCGCTCAAGCTGGCTTTTCCGCGGTTCGATTTCATCTGGCAGGACCCGAACGAGAATCTCCGACCGGACAACGGCGAGCTGATCATTATCGATACGGTCGTCGGCCCCGAAGAAGTGATTGTCCTGACCGACTTGGAAAAGATCGAGCGTTCTCCCAATTATTCCCTGCACGATCTCGATCTCGGCTTCAACCTGAAACTGCTGTCCAAGATCGGTCTGCTGGATAAAGTGACGATCTTCGGACTACCGGCCGGAGGGGACAGTGTCAGGACTTTCGAACAGCTCTCCCGCAAAATCAAGGAAATCTTATAAAAACGCCCCGGCTGACCGGGGCGTTTGCTTATTTCCAATTGATCTTGAGGAAATGGGAAGCGCACGACATGCAGGGGTCGTAGGCTCGGATCATCTTCTCCATCTCCTTGCGTATCTTATTCTCAAGCACCGTCCTGTCGTCGTCAAGCGCGCACAGATTAGTTACGGCCTGGCGGACGTCTTCGCGCATATTGACCAAGTTCTGTGCGGTCGGAATGATCAGATTGGCATAACGCACCTTGCCGCCATTGACACCCAGCCAGTAGTATAAGGTCCCTCGTGGCGCCTCGATCACGCCGACGCCTTCGCCGTCCATGACCGTCGGTTTGACGATCTCCTCTTTCTTGAAATCGTATTTCTGCAGCAATTCGATCGAATGGTCGATGGAGTGCAGTATTTCAACCGCCTGAGCGAGGTTGTTATGATAGATATTGTCCGATGGAAACACCGCCAAATATTTAGCCGCATCGCGTTTCGTGTCGGCATGCATCGCATCCTTGTTCAGATTCAGCCTAGCCAACGAGCCGACCATGAACTCTTCCCCCTCGAATTCGAAGCCTGAAGCCTGGGAATAAGGGATAATTACCTTGTGCAAATGGTCCCAGTAATTCTTCTCCTCGATTACGGCCCCGGTCGTGCTCTTGATCTTGCCTTCCAAATAAGAAAAGTCATCCGTAACCAACGCGACGAAGTTGGTCTTGCGCTTCAGCTCCCAATCGCACTTATAGAATATCTCGCAGAGGTCAAGGACCATCGGTCTGATGCTTCTGAGTTCCTCGATCGTCGGCGCGATCTTCTCCTTCTCCGGCACATGACTGAAACCGCCAACCATCTCATAAGTCGCATGGACCGAGCGTCCAGCCACCAGAGTCGAGAGGTTGTTGCCCGCCTCTTTGACATGAAGCGCTTGATGAATCAGCTCTTTGTGCTCTTCCGGAATGTCCAAGGCCGAGTCGACGCCGAACAAGTCAGGCGCCACGAAGAAGTAAAGGTGCAAGGCGTGATCGCGGATCATCAAGCTGTGCATCGTCAATTTGCGCAGCACCGATGTCTGCTCGGTAATCTTGATGCCCAAAGTCTTCTCTACCGCCTCGGTGCAGGCAGTCAGATGAGCGATCGAACAGGTGCCGCAGATACGTGACACGAGAGTGGGCACGGCCAAAGCCGATTGGCCTTTGACAGCCTCCTCGAAAAAGCGCAGAT
Encoded proteins:
- a CDS encoding DUF167 domain-containing protein; this encodes MFTELAKEFKEKGEVYLRLKVRPGAQATEAKGILAGEEGDTIKVDVAAAPEQGKANLELVRYLADWFSVAKDQVKIVSGAGDKVKLVKIIK
- a CDS encoding phosphodiester glycosidase family protein is translated as MEKRYWAIIFFSLNLLAPHNASADSLASRLSGRILINVQGKGEAWYVNPADLKRHYLGRPTDAFNVMRRLGVGVTEKDFQQIAQEGMPVEGNKALAKALSGKIILEVERNGEAWYINPLDLKRYYLGRPNDAYAVMRRLGLGVRLKDLAFIHKQGSSEAVDRYSSYEHKAVAAKSGTFQTDIVSIDLSNPGLRIVTATADNFNCKTGCKAKPLLGYVEEHPTAFAAVNGTYFDTSAEKKNYYFFPVYNSREQVMINDDQFKWWTTGPIMAFDQNNKFYYYKDSRDFKSVESFESAHGVKLQAAIGNKPRIIENGMNVLIDWEVDAKQKNGRSTKGALGYKDGKLYIINTYKATVPDLASVLQALGMEYAINLDGGYSTALFYNDEMMAGPGRDIPNAILFTTKDK
- the uppS gene encoding di-trans,poly-cis-decaprenylcistransferase is translated as MLDAKKNSQKIPEHIAIIIDGNRRWAKERNLPSFEGHYKGYKKMQEVPQWFFSRGVKVLSIYAFSTENWNRAADEVNYLMKLLKQAIDEEIGLANEQGFRILLSGRIAELPGDLPEACQEAMAKTQGNRDGILNICLNYGGRPEIIDAIKKMVQNGITEEQVHEGMLKKYFYQPDLPDPDMIVRTSGEQRLSGFLLWQSAYSELVFLKKYWPDFEELDAAGLIEEFNKRERRFGGDSTPVTANG
- a CDS encoding phage holin family protein, yielding MGIILKWLTLTASIMISAYLIPGVVIAGLWSALILAAVLGLINVLLKPILVIVTLPINILTLGLFTFVINALLILLAGTIVKGFDVGGFLNALLFGILLSIVNFVLSKILDPLK
- a CDS encoding CCA tRNA nucleotidyltransferase produces the protein MNIPEFVSKTISRLEKDGYEAFVVGGCVRDLLLGKTPKDWDITTNARPEQVLGVFADGKYENDFGTVLLPIKDEAGETLEVLEITTYRSEQGYSDRRHPDEVKFEDAVDKDLARRDFTINAMALKLLSGKSELAESDYEIIDLFGGKKDLGKRVIRAVGEPTDRFKEDSLRLMRAVRFSCQLGFDIEPKTERAMAKLAGGLKFIANERIRDELIKILSSDKPYEGIMKLHELKMLQYVMPELERGVGVAQNKHHVHTVFTHCVLSLKYCPSKDWRVRLATLLHDVAKPQTRAMKDGDATFYNHDYIGSKVVRKMTTRLKFSNEDADKITNLVKNHMFYYNVDEVTAAAVRRLIVKVGRENLKDLIDLRIGDRLGSGVAKAKPYKLRHLEYMIEKVSNDPISVKMLKIDGNDLMQDLGMPPGPKIGAILDTLLSEVIEEPDLNTKEYLSSRSQELSKLDLAELRERAKEKIEEKKMEDDQELKKGFWV
- a CDS encoding peptidylprolyl isomerase yields the protein MIIDRSKFEDLAKEYKYAVLKTSLGDLEVELYGADSPKTVNNFLNLAKLGFYDGTKFHRVIKDFMIQGGDPNSKSSDWSTHGTGGPDYRFEDEFNKHQLIRGSLAMANAGPNTNGSQFFIVTSPATPWLDGKHTNFGQITKGMDVVDKIEGVETNQNDHPLSDVVIEKIELKK